CTGCAGGACTGTGACGCAGAGCAGTGCAACAACCTGTACAATGCTGAGCTGGTCACTCGCTGCCAGTTCATCTTGCGGCAGGCACGGAAGCTCTCCTTTGGTTCTCCAGAGGGTATGAAGAAAGTCTCGAAGAAGGCCCGCAAGTCACCCATCAGGATTCACCGGGTCTTCAAGAGAGCCAACAGCAAGGGAGAGTCTCTGGACGGCAGTGTCAGCTCCTGCACCGGCGCCCTGTACGGCCAGTCGCTGAAGAAGCTGGTCGAGGCTGACAACATGCTGCCAAAACCCGTCATGGTGAGAAACACTTATTTTCTCATGCACTCACTGTTAAGAGCCATTTTTTTCAAAGATAACACATAACTGTACCTCTTTTTGATTGACGTAAGTGACTTAGTACATTCATCCATAATATTGCAAAGTACTTATATTGTCACTCAGAGATTGTTAATAATAGTTcggctaataataataaataataataataatactggtcTAAGCCTCTGCACCTCCAGCCACGGCTTCCCCTTCATAACACATCAGTCCAGTGCATTCATAGCACATTGCCACCCTTAATTGATACCCATtttcacacattattattattattattataaattattattattattataaattattattattattattattattattattattattgttgttatttctaTGCTCAGTTTCATGAAGTTTCCTAATGTTGCCTCACAGAAGTCATAGTTTTTCCAATCATCCTCTTCAAGGCACGTAAATCTAACTTTTTGTGCAGGGCACATAAATCTTAATTTTATGGAAGGTTGAGGGGAATAAAGTATAGATATGCAGATAAATTTTCAAGCCTCCATCATGAACTACTTTGTTTAGTAATTAATTTAttacaagaagaaattaaaaaaaataattgattttTGGGTGATCTTGAAAGTTAAAAAAATTATTCTGTAGAATGTATTTGTATTCATGCATTCCCAATTCCTTACTTTGTCATTGCCTTTGCAGGACATGCTGACTCAGTTGTTCCTGAAGGGGCCCTTCACCGTCGGGATCTTCCGCAAGTCTGCCAACGCTCGATTGGTGCGGGAGCTGAGGGAAAAGCTGGACTCAAACGATGCAGATGGACACGTTGACCTGGAGAACATCCACATCACAGCAGTGGCATCACTTCTCAAAGACTTCCTGCGGTCCATGCCCGACTGTCTACTGATAGCTGACTTCTATGAAGAGTGGCTTGAGCTTTCCCTTATCAGTGGATTGAGAGAGCGCATCTCACACACTTTGTTGCTGTGTTCTCGCCTCCCTCgtgctcacctcctcctccttcagcactTCCTGTGTGTTCTGCATCACATTACACGCCGAGCATCTGAAAACATGATGTCTGCCTCTAACCTGGCAGTGTGTGTGGGACCATCTATCTTGTGGCCTTCTTCCCCAACCCTTGCACTCAGTCCAGAGGCCTCCAAGCAAGTGCCAGCAGTAGTTGAGTTTCTCATTGAACGGTGTGGTGATATATTTGGTAAAGACATTCTTCATTTACTGGGTGAGCCCCCAGAAAGGGATCCTATGAGGCAAGACAGTGGAGCAGAGGAATCAGACAGTTTGCACAGCCTCCACAGTGGCCACAGCCTCCACAGCTCGGGTGGCATGAGGAGGGACGACAGCAGCATTGACTCATTAGAACGAGAACTTATTCAAGAAGGTGAACTCTCTCCATTGCCTCGTAAGGACAAAATGTCCCTAACAAATCTGAGCCGTGATTCAGGGCTGACAATGAGTGATTCGCAGTTGTATACTCCTGATGAAGAAGAGAGTGAATCCACCAGCTCTGGACATTCAGGGGCAGACAAAAGTGTCAGTAACTACAGCAGTGGTGGCCATTCTGAACGATCCGGTGAACGCTTCCAACACTACACAGCTCCGAATAACCCTAATGCAATATATGCTTCTGTATATCGCCGACCTGACAAGACACCAGTAGGATATGATGATCCAGAAAACTACTATGCTGCCCCTAGTAGGGAGCATGCTAGGATACAGATTACTTATTCTACCCCAGGTTATTCCCATGGTGGCTCGGGTCAAGGGAAAGAATACACCAGAGTGTACCAAAGCCGGCAGGACCGCATGAGTGATGTCTACAGGAAAGGTCAGGAGGAAGACTCTATATACAGTGTTCCCCCAGGTGCTGCAGGCACCATGATCAACCCTCCACCCTTTGTTGTCAACTCCAACTTCCAGCGTCATGATTGGATGCGGCGGCGATCAAATCTACGCAAGGTGTCACGATCAAGCAGTGGTGATGGGAGCCTGGTGAGGTCAAACTCAGAAGAGTCTCTTCTAAATAAATATAATGGCCTGGAGTATGGCATATCCTTAGGTCCCAGTAGCGTGGGCAACAAGCGACCGGCACAACATGCGAAAGGTCGGGCCCCACCGCCCCCTCCTGATGAAGATGAGGACATGGGTGGAGGTCGGGAGTCCCCAATTCGAAGATCAAAATCTGCTCACTACTTAACAGAACCTTCCCGGGATGAGCGTTTGGGACGCTCTCCAGACAACACCCCAGCTGTGTCCCGCTCTTCCTCTCACGATGCTGTTTCCTGGCAGCGCTCCCGGTCTACACCCCAAATACATGATGAGGCGGACCGCTCCTATGACTCATCTACCTTGAGTGATGATGATTCAACACCACATGTCTCAAGATCAAACTCAAGAGGAAAAGAATACGGTGGAGGAGGTCTTAATGCTTGGGATGGGGAAGCTGTTTATGGCACTGAGCATACTCCCTCTGACTCTGGCGAGTCTCATAACTCCCGTAACTCCTCCTTCAAAAGTGAGAGGACGGGAAGCATGTGTACAGTTGTATCTGCTGGCAGCACCTCCACTCTTGCCTCCAACCCCCCATCCTATGAAGAGGCTCTCACCCGACGTTCCCTTATGTATCGTGGAGGACAACAGCAACCGCCGATGCAAGGGTCTCCTTCAGGAAGAGAAGGTCACTTCAATGAATATGCCATACGTGAGGAAAAGATAAAGTCTGCAAGAGCCAAGCAACTATATGAAGAGTCACTAAGAATATACCAAGAAGAGAACACATACCCCGGGGACTTGGTACGTGCCTCCCCTGCTCAGGCGGAAGACAGTGATGAGTATgagagaccaccaccactaccacccaagTCCGAGCCACCACCTCTGCCCCCTAAACAGAGAGGAAGCCGCAGAGTGAGTGATGGACTTGGGCGACTCAAACACTTGCCTCCTGTTCATGTTGAAACCCACGCTCGCAAATCCCGGTCAGTTTCTTCCTTACCCACGTCTTATGGATGTGACCCACCCTACCACAAAACAATCATATACACAGATGACAGCCCCCCCTCACTGCCCCCAAAAGAACGTACTGTAATTGAAATTGAGTCTGCTTATTCCCAAGTACCAGAGTCACGAGTGAGGCAGACAACCAGCAGAGCCGTGTCTCCTCCCAGAGTGGAGAAAAAAAGCATTGAAACACAAACAGATGATTATGACTTGGATGATGATGTCAAGGATGAAGGTATTCAGACATCAGGCTCATGGGCACAAGATTCACATGTGACCTCCGTCTCTGTCCCCGATACTAATGCACATAACGAAAAGAGACGTAGCAGAGCACGAAGAAGAGACTCCTCAACATCTCATCGCAGCAAGAGTGTCCCCTCCCGAGACTCTTGTCCTGTGCAGCAGCCTGAGTCtgatggtggggaggaggaagaatgggattATCACACCACTCCTTCCCTGCAAGATTTTTCAGGCCATGCAGCACTCAGAGACCTTCGGCAGCTGGACCCTGACATAAGGCAAGAAATCAGCTGGTCAGTGTCGCAGCTGAGAGCAATCTTCGGAGAAACCTTGAAGGGAGCAAaagttcatcctcctccttaccgCCCCCCACCTTCAGCCCACCGCGCCCCGATTACCTCCTATCACCTTGGGGCGGGAGATTCCTTTACCTCAAGAAAGTCACGTCCTCACTCGAGCTATGGCGAAGAGTCT
This genomic window from Eriocheir sinensis breed Jianghai 21 chromosome 34, ASM2467909v1, whole genome shotgun sequence contains:
- the LOC127007108 gene encoding uncharacterized protein LOC127007108 isoform X2 gives rise to the protein MENFLKGRVSFFNKRWSLATLDVPQSFHKEVERLSEYEQYFASLLVDTHPDHPDRHHLASHHDRLTQLVRRGEEEESEVERIQELFPHDDLRLHERDPVTQKMKGLMRKRSTTAARLQRAFSAKGLRGPHADNQHNNNKDAANNNNSNNGSPGGGLPPNRTREGRPKRQFIMETPATFTTGVQSQERHLFLFSDLLLVAKARSGGNFKLKEKVRVSEMWLSSCLDDVAEVAKSQETSFVMGWPTTNVIASFSCVATKDLWYNKLCQVITEERDKEPPSTTIQVTYYDPINSIDFSKTVSIGSTTTAQECVALTLDHLEMGGADTSQFQLWVKTGMDDSPYPLIGHEFPYAIKMNCVRDLLQDCDAEQCNNLYNAELVTRCQFILRQARKLSFGSPEGMKKVSKKARKSPIRIHRVFKRANSKGESLDGSVSSCTGALYGQSLKKLVEADNMLPKPVMDMLTQLFLKGPFTVGIFRKSANARLVRELREKLDSNDADGHVDLENIHITAVASLLKDFLRSMPDCLLIADFYEEWLELSLISGLRERISHTLLLCSRLPRAHLLLLQHFLCVLHHITRRASENMMSASNLAVCVGPSILWPSSPTLALSPEASKQVPAVVEFLIERCGDIFGKDILHLLGEPPERDPMRQDSGAEESDSLHSLHSGHSLHSSGGMRRDDSSIDSLERELIQEGELSPLPRKDKMSLTNLSRDSGLTMSDSQLYTPDEEESESTSSGHSGADKSVSNYSSGGHSERSGERFQHYTAPNNPNAIYASVYRRPDKTPVGYDDPENYYAAPSREHARIQITYSTPGYSHGGSGQGKEYTRVYQSRQDRMSDVYRKGQEEDSIYSVPPGAAGTMINPPPFVVNSNFQRHDWMRRRSNLRKVSRSSSGDGSLVRSNSEESLLNKYNGLEYGISLGPSSVGNKRPAQHAKGRAPPPPPDEDEDMGGGRESPIRRSKSAHYLTEPSRDERLGRSPDNTPAVSRSSSHDAVSWQRSRSTPQIHDEADRSYDSSTLSDDDSTPHVSRSNSRGKEYGGGGLNAWDGEAVYGTEHTPSDSGESHNSRNSSFKSERTGSMCTVVSAGSTSTLASNPPSYEEALTRRSLMYRGGQQQPPMQGSPSGREGHFNEYAIREEKIKSARAKQLYEESLRIYQEENTYPGDLVRASPAQAEDSDEYERPPPLPPKSEPPPLPPKQRGSRRVSDGLGRLKHLPPVHVETHARKSRSVSSLPTSYGCDPPYHKTIIYTDDSPPSLPPKERTVIEIESAYSQVPESRVRQTTSRAVSPPRVEKKSIETQTDDYDLDDDVKDEGIQTSGSWAQDSHVTSVSVPDTNAHNEKRRSRARRRDSSTSHRSKSVPSRDSCPVQQPESDGGEEEEWDYHTTPSLQDFSGHAALRDLRQLDPDIRQEISWSVSQLRAIFGETLKGAKVHPPPYRPPPSAHRAPITSYHLGAGDSFTSRKSRPHSSYGEESYV
- the LOC127007108 gene encoding uncharacterized protein LOC127007108 isoform X6, which translates into the protein MKGLMRKRSTTAARLQRAFSAKGLRGPHADNQHNNNKDAANNNNSNNGSPGGGLPPNRTREGRPKRQFIMETPATFTTGVQSQERHLFLFSDLLLVAKARSGGNFKLKEKVRVSEMWLSSCLDDVAEVAKSQETSFVMGWPTTNVIASFSCVATKDLWYNKLCQVITEERDKEPPSTTIQVTYYDPINSIDFSKTVSIGSTTTAQECVALTLDHLEMGGADTSQFQLWVKTGMDDSPYPLIGHEFPYAIKMNCVRDLLQDCDAEQCNNLYNAELVTRCQFILRQARKLSFGSPEGMKKVSKKARKSPIRIHRVFKRANSKGESLDGSVSSCTGALYGQSLKKLVEADNMLPKPVMDMLTQLFLKGPFTVGIFRKSANARLVRELREKLDSNDADGHVDLENIHITAVASLLKDFLRSMPDCLLIADFYEEWLELSLISGLRERISHTLLLCSRLPRAHLLLLQHFLCVLHHITRRASENMMSASNLAVCVGPSILWPSSPTLALSPEASKQVPAVVEFLIERCGDIFGKDILHLLGEPPERDPMRQDSGAEESDSLHSLHSGHSLHSSGGMRRDDSSIDSLERELIQEGELSPLPRKDKMSLTNLSRDSGLTMSDSQLYTPDEEESESTSSGHSGADKSVSNYSSGGHSERSGERFQHYTAPNNPNAIYASVYRRPDKTPVGYDDPENYYAAPSREHARIQITYSTPGYSHGGSGQGKEYTRVYQSRQDRMSDVYRKGQEEDSIYSVPPGAAGTMINPPPFVVNSNFQRHDWMRRRSNLRKVSRSSSGDGSLVRSNSEESLLNKYNGLEYGISLGPSSVGNKRPAQHAKGRAPPPPPDEDEDMGGGRESPIRRSKSAHYLTEPSRDERLGRSPDNTPAVSRSSSHDAVSWQRSRSTPQIHDEADRSYDSSTLSDDDSTPHVSRSNSRGKEYGGGGLNAWDGEAVYGTEHTPSDSGESHNSRNSSFKSERTGSMCTVVSAGSTSTLASNPPSYEEALTRRSLMYRGGQQQPPMQGSPSGREGHFNEYAIREEKIKSARAKQLYEESLRIYQEENTYPGDLVRASPAQAEDSDEYERPPPLPPKSEPPPLPPKQRGSRRVSDGLGRLKHLPPVHVETHARKSRSVSSLPTSYGCDPPYHKTIIYTDDSPPSLPPKERTVIEIESAYSQVPESRVRQTTSRAVSPPRVEKKSIETQTDDYDLDDDVKDEGIQTSGSWAQDSHVTSVSVPDTNAHNEKRRSRARRRDSSTSHRSKSVPSRDSCPVQQPESDGGEEEEWDYHTTPSLQDFSGHAALRDLRQLDPDIRQEISWSVSQLRAIFGETLKGAKVHPPPYRPPPSAHRAPITSYHLGAGDSFTSRKSRPHSSYGEESYV
- the LOC127007108 gene encoding uncharacterized protein LOC127007108 isoform X5; protein product: MRRFRKHHARESKMKGLMRKRSTTAARLQRAFSAKGLRGPHADNQHNNNKDAANNNNSNNGSPGGGLPPNRTREGRPKRQFIMETPATFTTGVQSQERHLFLFSDLLLVAKARSGGNFKLKEKVRVSEMWLSSCLDDVAEVAKSQETSFVMGWPTTNVIASFSCVATKDLWYNKLCQVITEERDKEPPSTTIQVTYYDPINSIDFSKTVSIGSTTTAQECVALTLDHLEMGGADTSQFQLWVKTGMDDSPYPLIGHEFPYAIKMNCVRDLLQDCDAEQCNNLYNAELVTRCQFILRQARKLSFGSPEGMKKVSKKARKSPIRIHRVFKRANSKGESLDGSVSSCTGALYGQSLKKLVEADNMLPKPVMDMLTQLFLKGPFTVGIFRKSANARLVRELREKLDSNDADGHVDLENIHITAVASLLKDFLRSMPDCLLIADFYEEWLELSLISGLRERISHTLLLCSRLPRAHLLLLQHFLCVLHHITRRASENMMSASNLAVCVGPSILWPSSPTLALSPEASKQVPAVVEFLIERCGDIFGKDILHLLGEPPERDPMRQDSGAEESDSLHSLHSGHSLHSSGGMRRDDSSIDSLERELIQEGELSPLPRKDKMSLTNLSRDSGLTMSDSQLYTPDEEESESTSSGHSGADKSVSNYSSGGHSERSGERFQHYTAPNNPNAIYASVYRRPDKTPVGYDDPENYYAAPSREHARIQITYSTPGYSHGGSGQGKEYTRVYQSRQDRMSDVYRKGQEEDSIYSVPPGAAGTMINPPPFVVNSNFQRHDWMRRRSNLRKVSRSSSGDGSLVRSNSEESLLNKYNGLEYGISLGPSSVGNKRPAQHAKGRAPPPPPDEDEDMGGGRESPIRRSKSAHYLTEPSRDERLGRSPDNTPAVSRSSSHDAVSWQRSRSTPQIHDEADRSYDSSTLSDDDSTPHVSRSNSRGKEYGGGGLNAWDGEAVYGTEHTPSDSGESHNSRNSSFKSERTGSMCTVVSAGSTSTLASNPPSYEEALTRRSLMYRGGQQQPPMQGSPSGREGHFNEYAIREEKIKSARAKQLYEESLRIYQEENTYPGDLVRASPAQAEDSDEYERPPPLPPKSEPPPLPPKQRGSRRVSDGLGRLKHLPPVHVETHARKSRSVSSLPTSYGCDPPYHKTIIYTDDSPPSLPPKERTVIEIESAYSQVPESRVRQTTSRAVSPPRVEKKSIETQTDDYDLDDDVKDEGIQTSGSWAQDSHVTSVSVPDTNAHNEKRRSRARRRDSSTSHRSKSVPSRDSCPVQQPESDGGEEEEWDYHTTPSLQDFSGHAALRDLRQLDPDIRQEISWSVSQLRAIFGETLKGAKVHPPPYRPPPSAHRAPITSYHLGAGDSFTSRKSRPHSSYGEESYV
- the LOC127007108 gene encoding uncharacterized protein LOC127007108 isoform X1, yielding MHNRDAGDSYTSDNVRSECCDERGRSGQHRRGGMSIGQGEGRGTMQDKQLERWCSNSEILCRMFTAYLTVWLGWALPQLVRRGEEEESEVERIQELFPHDDLRLHERDPVTQKMKGLMRKRSTTAARLQRAFSAKGLRGPHADNQHNNNKDAANNNNSNNGSPGGGLPPNRTREGRPKRQFIMETPATFTTGVQSQERHLFLFSDLLLVAKARSGGNFKLKEKVRVSEMWLSSCLDDVAEVAKSQETSFVMGWPTTNVIASFSCVATKDLWYNKLCQVITEERDKEPPSTTIQVTYYDPINSIDFSKTVSIGSTTTAQECVALTLDHLEMGGADTSQFQLWVKTGMDDSPYPLIGHEFPYAIKMNCVRDLLQDCDAEQCNNLYNAELVTRCQFILRQARKLSFGSPEGMKKVSKKARKSPIRIHRVFKRANSKGESLDGSVSSCTGALYGQSLKKLVEADNMLPKPVMDMLTQLFLKGPFTVGIFRKSANARLVRELREKLDSNDADGHVDLENIHITAVASLLKDFLRSMPDCLLIADFYEEWLELSLISGLRERISHTLLLCSRLPRAHLLLLQHFLCVLHHITRRASENMMSASNLAVCVGPSILWPSSPTLALSPEASKQVPAVVEFLIERCGDIFGKDILHLLGEPPERDPMRQDSGAEESDSLHSLHSGHSLHSSGGMRRDDSSIDSLERELIQEGELSPLPRKDKMSLTNLSRDSGLTMSDSQLYTPDEEESESTSSGHSGADKSVSNYSSGGHSERSGERFQHYTAPNNPNAIYASVYRRPDKTPVGYDDPENYYAAPSREHARIQITYSTPGYSHGGSGQGKEYTRVYQSRQDRMSDVYRKGQEEDSIYSVPPGAAGTMINPPPFVVNSNFQRHDWMRRRSNLRKVSRSSSGDGSLVRSNSEESLLNKYNGLEYGISLGPSSVGNKRPAQHAKGRAPPPPPDEDEDMGGGRESPIRRSKSAHYLTEPSRDERLGRSPDNTPAVSRSSSHDAVSWQRSRSTPQIHDEADRSYDSSTLSDDDSTPHVSRSNSRGKEYGGGGLNAWDGEAVYGTEHTPSDSGESHNSRNSSFKSERTGSMCTVVSAGSTSTLASNPPSYEEALTRRSLMYRGGQQQPPMQGSPSGREGHFNEYAIREEKIKSARAKQLYEESLRIYQEENTYPGDLVRASPAQAEDSDEYERPPPLPPKSEPPPLPPKQRGSRRVSDGLGRLKHLPPVHVETHARKSRSVSSLPTSYGCDPPYHKTIIYTDDSPPSLPPKERTVIEIESAYSQVPESRVRQTTSRAVSPPRVEKKSIETQTDDYDLDDDVKDEGIQTSGSWAQDSHVTSVSVPDTNAHNEKRRSRARRRDSSTSHRSKSVPSRDSCPVQQPESDGGEEEEWDYHTTPSLQDFSGHAALRDLRQLDPDIRQEISWSVSQLRAIFGETLKGAKVHPPPYRPPPSAHRAPITSYHLGAGDSFTSRKSRPHSSYGEESYV
- the LOC127007108 gene encoding uncharacterized protein LOC127007108 isoform X3; protein product: MASTSVVRSPHLSSSLGSFQHVERLSEYEQYFASLLVDTHPDHPDRHHLASHHDRLTQLVRRGEEEESEVERIQELFPHDDLRLHERDPVTQKMKGLMRKRSTTAARLQRAFSAKGLRGPHADNQHNNNKDAANNNNSNNGSPGGGLPPNRTREGRPKRQFIMETPATFTTGVQSQERHLFLFSDLLLVAKARSGGNFKLKEKVRVSEMWLSSCLDDVAEVAKSQETSFVMGWPTTNVIASFSCVATKDLWYNKLCQVITEERDKEPPSTTIQVTYYDPINSIDFSKTVSIGSTTTAQECVALTLDHLEMGGADTSQFQLWVKTGMDDSPYPLIGHEFPYAIKMNCVRDLLQDCDAEQCNNLYNAELVTRCQFILRQARKLSFGSPEGMKKVSKKARKSPIRIHRVFKRANSKGESLDGSVSSCTGALYGQSLKKLVEADNMLPKPVMDMLTQLFLKGPFTVGIFRKSANARLVRELREKLDSNDADGHVDLENIHITAVASLLKDFLRSMPDCLLIADFYEEWLELSLISGLRERISHTLLLCSRLPRAHLLLLQHFLCVLHHITRRASENMMSASNLAVCVGPSILWPSSPTLALSPEASKQVPAVVEFLIERCGDIFGKDILHLLGEPPERDPMRQDSGAEESDSLHSLHSGHSLHSSGGMRRDDSSIDSLERELIQEGELSPLPRKDKMSLTNLSRDSGLTMSDSQLYTPDEEESESTSSGHSGADKSVSNYSSGGHSERSGERFQHYTAPNNPNAIYASVYRRPDKTPVGYDDPENYYAAPSREHARIQITYSTPGYSHGGSGQGKEYTRVYQSRQDRMSDVYRKGQEEDSIYSVPPGAAGTMINPPPFVVNSNFQRHDWMRRRSNLRKVSRSSSGDGSLVRSNSEESLLNKYNGLEYGISLGPSSVGNKRPAQHAKGRAPPPPPDEDEDMGGGRESPIRRSKSAHYLTEPSRDERLGRSPDNTPAVSRSSSHDAVSWQRSRSTPQIHDEADRSYDSSTLSDDDSTPHVSRSNSRGKEYGGGGLNAWDGEAVYGTEHTPSDSGESHNSRNSSFKSERTGSMCTVVSAGSTSTLASNPPSYEEALTRRSLMYRGGQQQPPMQGSPSGREGHFNEYAIREEKIKSARAKQLYEESLRIYQEENTYPGDLVRASPAQAEDSDEYERPPPLPPKSEPPPLPPKQRGSRRVSDGLGRLKHLPPVHVETHARKSRSVSSLPTSYGCDPPYHKTIIYTDDSPPSLPPKERTVIEIESAYSQVPESRVRQTTSRAVSPPRVEKKSIETQTDDYDLDDDVKDEGIQTSGSWAQDSHVTSVSVPDTNAHNEKRRSRARRRDSSTSHRSKSVPSRDSCPVQQPESDGGEEEEWDYHTTPSLQDFSGHAALRDLRQLDPDIRQEISWSVSQLRAIFGETLKGAKVHPPPYRPPPSAHRAPITSYHLGAGDSFTSRKSRPHSSYGEESYV
- the LOC127007108 gene encoding uncharacterized protein LOC127007108 isoform X4; this encodes MVAAVHETTAASVERLSEYEQYFASLLVDTHPDHPDRHHLASHHDRLTQLVRRGEEEESEVERIQELFPHDDLRLHERDPVTQKMKGLMRKRSTTAARLQRAFSAKGLRGPHADNQHNNNKDAANNNNSNNGSPGGGLPPNRTREGRPKRQFIMETPATFTTGVQSQERHLFLFSDLLLVAKARSGGNFKLKEKVRVSEMWLSSCLDDVAEVAKSQETSFVMGWPTTNVIASFSCVATKDLWYNKLCQVITEERDKEPPSTTIQVTYYDPINSIDFSKTVSIGSTTTAQECVALTLDHLEMGGADTSQFQLWVKTGMDDSPYPLIGHEFPYAIKMNCVRDLLQDCDAEQCNNLYNAELVTRCQFILRQARKLSFGSPEGMKKVSKKARKSPIRIHRVFKRANSKGESLDGSVSSCTGALYGQSLKKLVEADNMLPKPVMDMLTQLFLKGPFTVGIFRKSANARLVRELREKLDSNDADGHVDLENIHITAVASLLKDFLRSMPDCLLIADFYEEWLELSLISGLRERISHTLLLCSRLPRAHLLLLQHFLCVLHHITRRASENMMSASNLAVCVGPSILWPSSPTLALSPEASKQVPAVVEFLIERCGDIFGKDILHLLGEPPERDPMRQDSGAEESDSLHSLHSGHSLHSSGGMRRDDSSIDSLERELIQEGELSPLPRKDKMSLTNLSRDSGLTMSDSQLYTPDEEESESTSSGHSGADKSVSNYSSGGHSERSGERFQHYTAPNNPNAIYASVYRRPDKTPVGYDDPENYYAAPSREHARIQITYSTPGYSHGGSGQGKEYTRVYQSRQDRMSDVYRKGQEEDSIYSVPPGAAGTMINPPPFVVNSNFQRHDWMRRRSNLRKVSRSSSGDGSLVRSNSEESLLNKYNGLEYGISLGPSSVGNKRPAQHAKGRAPPPPPDEDEDMGGGRESPIRRSKSAHYLTEPSRDERLGRSPDNTPAVSRSSSHDAVSWQRSRSTPQIHDEADRSYDSSTLSDDDSTPHVSRSNSRGKEYGGGGLNAWDGEAVYGTEHTPSDSGESHNSRNSSFKSERTGSMCTVVSAGSTSTLASNPPSYEEALTRRSLMYRGGQQQPPMQGSPSGREGHFNEYAIREEKIKSARAKQLYEESLRIYQEENTYPGDLVRASPAQAEDSDEYERPPPLPPKSEPPPLPPKQRGSRRVSDGLGRLKHLPPVHVETHARKSRSVSSLPTSYGCDPPYHKTIIYTDDSPPSLPPKERTVIEIESAYSQVPESRVRQTTSRAVSPPRVEKKSIETQTDDYDLDDDVKDEGIQTSGSWAQDSHVTSVSVPDTNAHNEKRRSRARRRDSSTSHRSKSVPSRDSCPVQQPESDGGEEEEWDYHTTPSLQDFSGHAALRDLRQLDPDIRQEISWSVSQLRAIFGETLKGAKVHPPPYRPPPSAHRAPITSYHLGAGDSFTSRKSRPHSSYGEESYV